A genome region from Heyndrickxia acidicola includes the following:
- a CDS encoding MATE family efflux transporter, producing the protein MKLIKQILRLAIPSIATFSSMTVTGLLILMIVEKLGATAIAVVGISNILMYNLWALFSGNQGAINYLVAQNVGAGDIKIGNQRMQITMILAAMQALLLFVASFIFPHFILEIMGSNSTILEAGAPYVQVRMYAMVFTVFNIVFYAYMRATGDTKTPMILSLVNSALVVILTYVLAYGKFGFPDMGLQGAGWSMVAAEGITFLLNVFVYFHILNKAYSTRSWVPIKWLQVRLLLVESTKLGIMELSNSLGMLVFTSCITRLGTVAIAANEIALNILSFGFMPSNGFGAASTVGIGQEIGKKRPLEAKRFGLVTVYLGLGFMALFSVFLFLFSLPVAKMYTIDAAVYLTSVSLIHLASFIQLFSGAGIIFAGGLRGVGDTTFLSRMALLFNWFLFIPLTILLTQIYHFGQTGAWTAYCSLIVLTSIANAWRYTTFRWNSAKSKSVTISHPDPVHGV; encoded by the coding sequence ATGAAACTTATAAAGCAAATACTCCGTTTAGCTATTCCATCGATTGCTACTTTTTCATCCATGACAGTGACGGGTTTGCTGATCTTAATGATTGTTGAAAAGCTGGGGGCGACAGCCATCGCGGTAGTAGGTATCTCCAATATTTTAATGTATAACTTATGGGCATTATTCTCCGGAAATCAGGGTGCTATTAACTATTTAGTGGCACAGAACGTGGGTGCAGGGGATATAAAAATTGGGAATCAGCGAATGCAAATCACCATGATATTAGCAGCTATGCAGGCTCTTCTTTTATTTGTAGCGAGTTTTATCTTTCCTCATTTCATTTTAGAAATCATGGGATCGAATTCAACGATTCTAGAGGCTGGAGCTCCTTATGTTCAAGTAAGAATGTATGCTATGGTGTTCACTGTGTTTAATATCGTTTTCTATGCTTATATGAGAGCAACAGGGGATACGAAGACCCCTATGATCCTTTCTTTAGTGAACAGTGCATTAGTGGTCATCTTAACGTATGTCCTTGCCTACGGGAAGTTTGGTTTTCCTGATATGGGATTGCAGGGAGCCGGCTGGAGCATGGTGGCAGCGGAGGGGATCACCTTTCTTCTAAATGTTTTCGTGTATTTCCACATCCTTAACAAAGCCTATTCCACCCGATCGTGGGTTCCGATTAAATGGCTTCAGGTTCGGCTGCTGCTCGTTGAAAGTACAAAGCTTGGAATCATGGAATTATCAAACAGCTTAGGTATGCTTGTCTTTACAAGCTGTATCACCCGTCTTGGAACAGTGGCCATTGCAGCCAATGAAATTGCGTTAAATATCCTTTCCTTTGGCTTCATGCCCTCAAATGGATTTGGAGCAGCTTCCACGGTTGGAATCGGCCAAGAAATCGGTAAAAAGCGCCCGTTGGAAGCAAAACGGTTTGGTCTGGTAACGGTATATCTAGGATTAGGTTTTATGGCGTTATTTTCCGTCTTCTTATTCCTTTTTTCCTTGCCGGTGGCGAAAATGTATACGATAGACGCTGCCGTTTATTTAACATCCGTTTCCCTTATCCATCTGGCTTCCTTTATTCAATTGTTCAGTGGAGCCGGCATTATTTTTGCCGGGGGACTTAGAGGAGTAGGGGATACCACTTTTTTATCAAGAATGGCATTATTATTCAACTGGTTCCTATTTATTCCTTTAACGATTTTATTGACTCAAATTTATCACTTCGGGCAAACGGGCGCATGGACGGCTTATTGCAGTTTAATCGTTCTGACGAGCATAGCCAACGCCTGGCGATATACCACTTTTCGCTGGAATTCAGCAAAAAGTAAATCAGTCACTATTTCTCATCCAGAT
- a CDS encoding DUF1232 domain-containing protein, with protein MSEKNHAKDLGFLLKGLLKEKSLSMRKLSVLTEIDIATISRIINGKQQAKLNHLQQFSLHLSIPLEKLIQAAGYDIGGKQEEVPSDIHYSFDMIQEILKSYKLVDTTFTISRIQQELAKYEQYAKTEEGHQLICRDFQTKLEQVGNAGPFIEQLRDLYMKYCDEVTLLHERTILGSALLYFILSTDIIPDYVFPIGYLDDAIAVQLVINRLAK; from the coding sequence ATGTCAGAAAAAAATCATGCCAAGGACTTAGGCTTTCTGTTAAAAGGATTACTAAAAGAAAAGTCATTATCCATGCGAAAGCTTAGTGTACTGACGGAAATTGATATTGCAACCATCTCACGAATTATAAATGGAAAACAGCAGGCAAAATTGAATCATTTACAGCAATTTTCTCTTCATTTGAGCATTCCTTTAGAGAAGTTAATTCAAGCTGCAGGATACGATATAGGCGGAAAACAGGAGGAAGTCCCCTCAGATATTCATTACTCCTTCGATATGATTCAAGAAATTCTTAAATCTTACAAACTAGTTGATACAACATTTACGATTTCCCGCATTCAGCAGGAATTAGCTAAATATGAACAATACGCCAAGACAGAAGAAGGGCACCAGCTGATTTGCAGAGATTTTCAAACAAAGCTTGAGCAAGTCGGCAATGCGGGTCCCTTTATTGAACAGCTAAGAGATCTGTATATGAAGTATTGTGATGAAGTAACGCTATTACATGAGCGAACCATCCTAGGAAGCGCGTTATTATATTTTATTTTATCTACAGACATTATCCCTGATTACGTGTTTCCCATTGGATATTTGGATGATGCCATAGCTGTACAGCTTGTCATCAATCGTCTCGCAAAATAA
- the ytaF gene encoding sporulation membrane protein YtaF, which translates to MHLENVLLMIAIGVASNLDNAGVGVAYGIKKIKVPFVANSIIAFIGFLFALLGGLFGNWVSIWLSPFVCNIIGMIVLVTIGVWVLSQPYIEKRVKHRPSNRNLLLQILQNPEDADLDGSKSVGLLESLLLGVALSINNLAGGFDTGITHLNIWITSLISGVFSYVCVGVCAYLGSRVSGERLGRQASFIAGIILILVGLHQVF; encoded by the coding sequence ATGCATCTAGAGAATGTGCTGTTGATGATTGCGATTGGCGTAGCTTCAAATTTGGATAATGCAGGGGTTGGTGTTGCCTATGGAATAAAAAAAATTAAAGTTCCATTTGTGGCAAACTCAATCATTGCTTTTATAGGATTTCTGTTTGCGCTTCTAGGAGGTCTTTTTGGGAACTGGGTATCTATCTGGCTGTCCCCCTTTGTTTGCAACATCATCGGGATGATCGTTTTGGTGACGATTGGCGTATGGGTACTCAGTCAGCCCTATATTGAAAAAAGGGTAAAACATCGTCCATCGAATCGCAATTTGTTGTTGCAAATTTTACAAAACCCTGAAGACGCCGATTTAGATGGATCAAAATCCGTTGGTTTGCTTGAATCCCTTCTCTTAGGGGTTGCTTTATCTATCAATAATTTAGCTGGTGGATTCGATACAGGGATTACTCATCTTAACATCTGGATCACTTCCCTCATATCAGGAGTTTTCAGTTATGTATGTGTCGGTGTATGTGCATACCTGGGATCAAGGGTGTCAGGAGAAAGGTTAGGAAGACAAGCAAGCTTTATAGCAGGAATTATTCTTATTTTGGTAGGGCTTCATCAAGTTTTTTGA
- a CDS encoding APC family permease has product MHHTSHKVEIIFIVLAIFALWNAASNFFSVKRVLIGRPMRTSELNAQKNKLIWFIALPILSADLYSSVAYGPEAGMTELAGLGPSAKWLIVPITFSTIFLLIILILSYIMGILAYPNGGGSYAIAKDNFKEKWVALLASSSLLVDYILTVSVSVSAAVEAVSSAYPVVAPFETILAILCIVILLVINLRGVAESAKIFAWPTIGFMTCMLVLVFTGLLNESHLGFVQKNTPPFGSIPKGLSNLLLLKAFSSACSALTGIETISNSVPVFRDPKPKSAIKTYIALGIITSITLIGFGYHLYVQGISPNVHNTMLSQLAAIYFGHGIFYQIIIWFTFLVLVLAANSTFTGFSQLAAIVAEDGFLPRALTHRGDRLGYSNGIIVLASTASILIITFHAHTNALIPLYAIGVFLSFTIAQIGLVKRWKREKGPHWKTKLMINAVGALVTSAVAFIFGVTKFTSGAWIVLLIIPILIFLSLKVYRHYEEVTNELKIDIHTIHPEESQVISLVLVSGVHHLVNTTLSFAKGISDHPIAIYVGFDDQSIERMEAEWKEWGSPCRLVTIKSRYRSVLQPLTRFLRLIEEKKPDQAQVQVIIPQFISKKWWHNLLHNHMALFLRVWLMRNKNIIITMVPYHLKQ; this is encoded by the coding sequence ATGCACCATACCTCACATAAAGTAGAGATTATTTTCATTGTTCTGGCCATTTTTGCACTCTGGAACGCTGCTTCCAATTTTTTTAGTGTGAAACGCGTTTTAATTGGACGGCCTATGAGAACATCAGAGTTAAATGCTCAAAAAAACAAGTTAATTTGGTTCATTGCTCTTCCTATCCTTTCGGCAGATTTATATTCATCGGTTGCATATGGGCCAGAAGCAGGGATGACCGAACTCGCAGGACTTGGACCAAGCGCCAAGTGGTTGATCGTTCCCATTACTTTTTCAACGATTTTCCTTTTAATCATACTCATTTTGTCCTATATTATGGGCATTCTTGCATATCCAAATGGTGGTGGTTCTTATGCAATCGCCAAAGATAATTTTAAGGAGAAATGGGTCGCTTTACTGGCTTCCAGCTCCTTGTTGGTAGACTACATATTAACCGTATCCGTATCCGTTTCTGCTGCTGTAGAGGCGGTATCATCAGCATATCCAGTCGTTGCTCCCTTTGAGACCATTCTAGCAATCCTTTGTATAGTCATCCTGTTAGTGATCAATCTGAGGGGTGTAGCAGAATCAGCCAAAATTTTCGCTTGGCCAACTATCGGATTTATGACTTGTATGCTTGTACTGGTTTTCACGGGCCTTCTTAATGAGAGCCATCTTGGTTTTGTCCAAAAGAATACTCCTCCATTTGGAAGTATACCAAAGGGGTTAAGCAACTTGCTTTTACTTAAAGCTTTTAGCTCAGCGTGTTCTGCCTTAACAGGAATTGAAACCATTTCCAATTCAGTTCCTGTGTTCAGAGACCCTAAACCAAAAAGTGCGATCAAAACCTATATTGCACTTGGCATTATTACTTCCATTACGTTAATTGGATTTGGTTATCATTTATATGTACAAGGGATTAGCCCTAATGTCCATAATACCATGCTTTCCCAATTAGCTGCCATCTATTTCGGCCATGGTATCTTCTATCAAATCATTATTTGGTTTACCTTTTTAGTCCTCGTATTAGCAGCTAATTCCACTTTTACAGGGTTCAGCCAACTGGCGGCCATTGTTGCTGAGGACGGTTTTCTTCCACGTGCCTTGACTCATCGAGGAGACCGGCTTGGATATTCGAATGGAATTATCGTGCTGGCTTCCACAGCCAGTATATTGATTATCACTTTTCATGCTCATACCAATGCCTTGATTCCTTTATATGCCATTGGGGTTTTCCTTTCCTTTACGATTGCTCAAATCGGGCTTGTGAAGCGATGGAAAAGAGAAAAAGGTCCTCATTGGAAGACTAAACTCATGATTAATGCTGTAGGAGCTCTGGTTACTTCTGCTGTAGCTTTTATTTTTGGAGTGACGAAATTTACAAGCGGTGCGTGGATTGTACTTCTCATCATTCCTATACTCATCTTTTTATCGCTTAAGGTATATAGACATTATGAAGAAGTCACAAATGAATTAAAGATAGATATCCATACCATTCATCCTGAAGAAAGTCAGGTGATTTCACTTGTTTTAGTTTCCGGGGTTCATCATTTAGTGAACACTACACTTTCCTTTGCAAAAGGGATTTCAGACCATCCCATTGCCATATATGTAGGTTTTGATGATCAATCGATTGAAAGGATGGAGGCAGAGTGGAAAGAGTGGGGTTCACCATGTCGGTTGGTTACAATAAAAAGCAGATACCGTTCCGTTCTGCAACCTTTAACCCGTTTCCTTCGTTTAATAGAAGAGAAAAAACCGGATCAGGCCCAGGTACAAGTCATTATTCCGCAGTTTATATCAAAGAAATGGTGGCATAATTTACTGCATAATCACATGGCTTTATTTTTAAGGGTGTGGCTCATGAGAAATAAAAATATAATTATTACTATGGTTCCATATCATTTAAAGCAATAG
- a CDS encoding CBO0543 family protein, with product MGRKFEINLIKFLYFFGISSFIYLIKKSHTKDWLLVFFIKSYYASLVDNLIVKRGYVQYPTRFPKQVKTSVLFDYILFPITCVFYNQLTKDSRIIQCLLKVLYFSIPMTIAELWLEKNTRLIKYKNGWNWKTTFYSLSFSLLLVRFTMFVIRRIFNNKYDLS from the coding sequence TTGGGTCGAAAATTTGAAATAAACCTTATAAAATTCCTTTATTTCTTTGGTATTAGTTCTTTTATATACTTAATAAAAAAATCACATACAAAGGACTGGCTCCTTGTTTTCTTTATAAAAAGTTACTATGCATCATTGGTCGATAATCTGATTGTAAAAAGAGGCTATGTTCAATATCCCACCCGATTTCCAAAACAAGTTAAAACAAGCGTGTTGTTTGATTACATACTTTTCCCAATTACTTGTGTCTTTTATAATCAACTAACTAAGGATTCCCGCATCATTCAATGCCTTTTAAAAGTTCTGTATTTTAGTATACCTATGACTATTGCTGAGCTATGGTTAGAAAAAAATACACGTCTTATTAAATATAAAAATGGATGGAATTGGAAAACTACTTTTTATTCTCTCTCTTTTTCCTTATTATTGGTTAGATTTACAATGTTTGTTATAAGACGTATTTTCAATAATAAATATGATTTATCTTAG
- a CDS encoding spore gernimation protein GerQ: MDIQKLADHESLDLHEVINFKTLCLSKSKLMQGLVFDHDLRALMQKDVEQSMQALRELQEIYQRAPFEAPVPQNRPTPIIN; the protein is encoded by the coding sequence ATGGATATTCAAAAATTAGCTGATCATGAGTCATTGGATCTACATGAAGTTATTAATTTTAAAACCCTATGCTTATCGAAATCAAAACTAATGCAAGGACTGGTATTTGATCATGATTTGAGAGCATTAATGCAAAAAGATGTTGAACAATCCATGCAAGCGCTTAGAGAATTACAGGAAATTTATCAACGCGCACCTTTTGAAGCTCCAGTTCCTCAAAACCGGCCAACACCAATAATAAATTGA
- a CDS encoding spore coat protein, which yields MNQDYLDPINALHVPELADTTFAMDFLIRAKEGVRNIAVALTESVSPDMRTLLRKELMQGIALHQEIAELMISKKWFHPYELSKQYQLDQLSANNTLMIGKMNLFPVETNRKGMFDRTPDEH from the coding sequence TTGAACCAGGACTATTTAGACCCTATAAACGCGCTACATGTACCTGAGCTTGCAGATACTACCTTTGCTATGGACTTTCTTATTCGTGCAAAAGAAGGTGTTCGAAATATTGCTGTAGCATTAACGGAGTCCGTATCACCTGATATGAGAACCCTCTTACGAAAAGAGTTAATGCAAGGCATTGCCTTGCACCAAGAAATTGCAGAACTTATGATTAGTAAAAAATGGTTCCATCCATACGAACTAAGTAAACAGTATCAACTGGATCAACTCTCTGCCAATAATACATTAATGATTGGCAAAATGAATCTATTTCCTGTTGAGACCAATAGAAAAGGTATGTTTGACCGGACACCTGATGAACACTAA